Below is a genomic region from Methanobacterium sp..
TATGCAGATTCTCAGTTTGATGTCGTGCTGTGGATTCTGGTGATCTTTGAGATAAATAATTTTAAATTCACCGTTACTGCCGGTCTTAGTACTACTAATTTCTTTATTATTTAAAAAAGAGCAATCAAAGCATTTAATTTGGATATTATCTAACGGTTCTTTATTTTTATCTGTTAAACGCCCTGAAATTTTATATGTATTTCCCATAATATCACGCTGAAATATTCAGATATTTTAATACTGTAGCTTAATTATAGCTTAAAACATGAATTATAAGCTAAGAAATGTTTAAAATATATCTTTACGGATTATTATTTCTTTTTTGTATTATGTTAAATCTTTTATTTATTTGCCTGAGGAATTTAATGTTTTGATTATCCATATATTTTTTGGGTATAAGCCCCAATCTAGTTTATCTAGGACAAATTAATTTATCTTGAAGTTAGATAGATAATGACATGCCTTCAAAACAGGAATTTGTCAGAGATTTTATAGAGCGGGATCGAAAACTCTTATTTGAGGATTGTAAAAAGGATCAGGAATACTTGGAGCATGAAAACGAATTTAAAATAATTGCAGACTTTACAGAATATTCTCCACTGCATATGGGTCACAGGCACTGCATGATGAGGGCAAAGGAAAAAGTTGAAGATGGAATCTTTGTTGCAGTAGTTCCCGGGCTATTTGAGCGAAGCGGCAGGGGGCTGCCATACATCATGTCACGCCATGCAAGGGCTGATTCTGCGGTGGCTGTTGGGGCAGATATAGTCATAGAAGGCCCTCCAATGGGTATAATGGGCTCTGGTCAATATTCGTTATGTCTTGCAAAGACTTTTAAAGCATTGGATGCAGATTATATTCCTAGGGGTTATAAACCGGTTCAAGGTTTTCAAGAGATACTCCATAGAATCTCGGATGGAAAAGGAGTAGCTCCAAAACCCTACAAAATAATTGATATGGATACAAAAGAGGTTTTAATTAAGGGTAAACTTCATGAAGATAATTATGTCATCGTATCTCTTTCAAGGTCCCTTAAAAAGATAAATTTTGATTTCAAAGATAAATTCATCTTTGTACCGCGTATTGAAGGAGTAAGTGGCACTAAAATTAGAGAAGCTGTTTTAAAAAGAAATTTAAGTTCTGTTGAAGATATGCTGCCCATTGAAACTATTGAAGTTTTAAACAGGGAAATGGCACGTGAAAGGGCTCCCCTTCATAACTGTCGAGATGAAGAAGGCATAATTGAACTTGTAAATGAAGGATCAAGAGAATATTTAAAATCGCTTGCACTTTTAGATGATAAAACTGTAGAAAACCTCATAAAAAACAGGCCGTTTAAAAATATGGCTGATATAGAAGAATGTATTTCATGGGGTTTCAGCAGGCACTATAAAAATAGAATTTTGTCATCTCTGGAGGCAAGAATAGATAAAAAAACAGTATCCTCATATATTGATAAGTATCCATCCGTTATCCGCGTGTTAAACTTTAAGGATAAGGACACACTTAAAAATTTTAAAAATAATATACCCACAAGGAGGATAGAAATATGGCAATAAAAGAAGGAGATTTTATAAGGCTTAAATACACTGGAAAAGTTCAGGAAACCGGTGATATATTTGATACAACAAGTGAGGAAGTAGCTGAAGAAGAAGGACTTGTCACTGAAAATAAAACTTTTGGTCCAATCCCAATAGCTGTAGGAGTAGGACATGTATTAAAAGGACTCGATAAAGGTTTAGTTGGTATGGAAGTAGGTGAAGCGAAATCAATCGAAGTACCTCCAGAAGAAGGATTTGGAGTAAGGGACCCAAAATTAACCCAGCTTATACCAATGAGTGAATTCAAAAAACAGAACATCAGGCCTCAAAAAGGTATGAACATCACATTAGAAGGGCACAATGGTAAAATAAGGAGCATAAGTGGTGGAAGAGTAACCGTGGACTTCAACCATGAATTTGCTGGAAAAACACTCGTATACGACGTGGAAGTTGAAAAAATAATTGAAGATGACACTGAAAAAGTATACGGAATCATAGAACTCCAGTACCCTAACCCAAATATAAAACCTGAAGACCATGAAGTAAAAATGGAAGACGGAAAAGTAATAATCTACCTCAATGAAATGGCTAAATTCGACAACCAGATTACCTATGCAAAATTCAGAATTGCAAGGGATATATGGGACAACATGGGTATAGACAGAGTCGAATTTGTGGATGTATTCGAGAAAAAAGTAAACACTGAAGAAGAAAAAGAAGAAGAAACTGAAGCAGAAGAATAATCTAACTGCTTTAAACTTCAATAACTTCTTTTATTTTTAAGTATAATCTTCATAAATCATTTTTTAAATCCATTACTCGATGGATTTTTTTAACACTCGAAAATCTCTCAAAATCCTCCAAAATCTTTGATTTTGGGGTTCGAAAACATTACATGTTTTCTCAACCTCAAAAATCGTAGATTTTTGGGAGTTAGAAAAATGTTGTCAAAATTGAAAATTTTGACACCGCGAAAATCCTTGATTTTCGCATGCTATACATTTTTCTAAAAATTCGAAGAATTTTTGGAGCCTGTGAATACGAAGTATTCTGGGCATCGAAATCAGAGATTTCGAATGCGCAAAAATCTTGAAAAGATTTTTGCAAGCCGTCGAAAAATCGTAGATTTTTCGGGCATTCGAAAATCAGAGATTTTCGATGCACCGAAAACGAAGTTTTCGAGGGCTGCAAAATTAAAAATTTTGCAAGCTGTCAAAAATCCCTGGATTTTTGACGCAGCGAATCAAAGATTCGCATGCTACGATTTTCGGTGTTTGAGGAACCAAGTTCCTCAACCGCAAAGACTTTCAGTCTTTGCATGTTTGCAAAACTTTCAGTTTTGTAACAGTAAAAAATTGAAAATTTTTTACATGCCCCAAACACTATCAAAATCCTCAAAAAAAAATCTTTGATTTTTTGGGAGTTAGAAAATGCGAAGCATTTTCTAAAATTCATAGAATTTTGATGCCCCAAACACCTCGTGTTTGAGGGCTTTGTGTTTGAGGCCGGCGAATCCCTCAAAAATCAGAGATTTTTGGGGCATCAAAAACTCTCAAAACCCGAAGGTTTTGAGGGTTTTTGATAGCTATCGATTCTCGGCCACAGAAATTCATTGAATTTCTGTAGGGTTTTATTTTTTAAATTGTAATTAGGGTTTTTATTTATAATTTGATCTTCAGGTTCTCTATTTTTGCTGTAAAAATCGATAAAGGTAAATATTAATTTTTATATAATACTAATTATAAAATTTTTAATAAAAGAGGATTTTTTATGGCCAAAAAACTTTTTATAGGTTTAATCGTCATCATAATTTCAATATTAGGTGTTTCAGGATACGCTATGTCACAAACCGGTGGAACTACTCCTTCATTAAAGATTAACAACAGTAATTTGATTCCAGCAGCAGCTATGGAAAATAACAACTATGTATCTTCTCCTAAAAGAGAAACATGCGATGCATGCGCAGGTACTGGATGGTGCCGGCAGGATATATGCCTGAAATGTAATGGAACGGGTGTTCTAGTTTGTAAAGCATGTAATGGGACTGGAGAATGTAAAAATGGAACTATCTGTCCATACTGCCATGGAACTGGGGAGATTATCTGCCCTGCATGCCATGGAACTGGTGGAATCCGATGTAAATTCTGCGGCGGTGATGGCTACTACGACCCAGAAAAAGGAGATAAAAAAGCTTAGAAACTGATTATTTGCAAAAAAATAGTAGAAAATCTAGTTGGTGTTAGGTACTTGTTTTTAGACTTTAATTAGAGATAATCAGCGATTTTTCTTTTTAAACCTTTGCTTACTATTTTCTTTCCTTTCTTTAGTTTCTTTTTTTCTATTTAATCTATCTCTAATTTTAATAGAAAGAAGTATAATTACAACCACAGCTGTAAAAAATCCTACAAGTAATGGTTTTAGGTTGATCATTGCTATTTTAAATTTAAATAATGGATGTGGATTTTTAAGTAAAAAAAAGAAGAAAAAAAGATAATGTTTAAGGCCAGGTAAGTATTTTTGGCACTTTAACTTTTTTAAACCTTCTTCTAACGTCTTCTGGCCAGTTTTCAGGGTCGAAACCTTTCTGTGCAAGGAACCCAAACACAATACGGGTTAAACCAATACCTGTACACCCTGTCCATACTCCATGGTTGTGGGTTTCTTTTATTGAAAATCCTTCCACAAAGTGGGTTCCGTGGATATTTGCAGATACGATTGCAACTCCTTTCTCTTGACCTGGCACATTAAGTCTCATTTCTTTTTTAGGAATATCTGGGAATTCAATTCCACGGTTTTCTACTTTCCTACCTTCCAGGTAGAACGGATCGTCTCCTACTTCTGTGTACCAGTCAAGTTCCAGATCATCAGCGATCTGGTGGGAAATTTCAACGGTTTGATCCCTTATTTCATTACACTGCTCAGGTGTTCCAAGCCATACAAGTTCTATACGTTGGAATTCGTGGACTCTATCCAGACCTTTAGCTCCCCCACCTTCCCAACGGTATGTCCAACCGCTCCTGTCAAAGAATTTAATTGGGAGGTCCTTTTCATCCACAACCTGGTGGCTTAAAAACTCATAGAACGGCTCACACTGTGCTGGGGCCAGTACATAAGAAGGATCCTTTAAACCTTCCTTCAGAAGGTCAATTGGGACTTCGCGTTTGATTTCAAGCTCACTGCGGAATTTATCAAATACTAATGGGTCTCTTCTTGGCGCGGAACAGTAGTACATCCCTTCAGGAAGACCTTCTAAGTATTTCATTTTCTCCATTACTGGAATTGGAATGAGTTTTGGAAACAGACATTCCTCAAAATCAAGCTTTTCAATAAGCTTTTCTACAAATATTTCTTCTAATGCATGCTGAAGCGCCACAAGCGGCGGTGCGTAGAACCACTGGCCTTTGCCAGGGAATTTTTTAACCCATCCCAGTCTAGCAGCTTCTTCAGTCGGGTCACCTTCAAAGAAATATTTCTGCATGCAGCTTTTTCCTAAAATTGTACCTGGTTCAACTTTGGTCACCTGCTTGGTGAGTATATCGGAAGGACCACATTCTGTTTCAGGAATGGAACTTGCAATGGCGCTTGTCACGTGTTTAATAACCCTATCAATGGTATGGTTTCTTAAGTCCCCTTCTTCCAGATCTTTAAATTCAAGAACTACTTCATCATCTTTTACTTCATAGTTGTCCACATAAGGGACATCTTTCAGATCTACTTTTTCTTCAGTTGGTATCTCAATTTTATAATAATTCACAATTATTTTTCGCACACCTAGACGGTACTGTTTACCTAAAAGTTGAGTGAGTGGTTTTTTAACACGTAATAATGCATCATGTGCTCTTCCCCGTCTTCCAGATACCATTTCAACCTTCAAAGTGTTTCCAATTAAATCCCAGCTTACTATCTGGGATGCATCCTGTTTCTGCTCTTCAGGTACTCCTTTTAAGAATATTTCATTATTAGCGTGGTTTATAAATTCTTCTATATCTTTACGTGCATCTTCTGCATCTTTACTGAATAATATTTCTCCTTTAAGAGTGAATTTCATGTAATTTCACCTTTTAAAAACTGTAATTATAAATAAAATATAAATTATGTTTTATTTTTAGATTATTTAGTTTCTTCTTTTGTAAAATCAATCACTTTTTCAGCCATCATCTCACAAAAAAGAATATCATCTACCGTTGCAAGAGTAGTTCGAAGTGATTCTGAATCTAATTTACATATAAGACTGTTATTTTCAACATGTGATTCAATAAAGCCTATATTGTCCGGTTTAAGTGATCCTAAAGCTATTTTAGCTTCTTCTTCTGTTTCATATGTGAAAATAACTGTAGATTCAATTTGCATATTTTACCTTCTAATTTAACTTAAAATAATTTCTGCAATTTTTGCTATTGATTTAAAAGCTGCCGAGTCAGGATACTTGGCAAGAGGATGTCCTTCCATATCTGCTCTTATAACTTCTTCGTCCCGTGGAATAGTGCCAATAACTTCAAGCCCGATTTCTTTAATTTTTTGAGTCGCAAAGTTTTCTTCTGTTTCATTGGACACTTTATTTATAACACAGGCAAGTTTGGGGATACCAATATCACTTGCAAGTTTTTTAATTCTTGCTGCAGTTTCAATGGATTTAAGTCCGGGTTCAACAACGATGATCATTAAATCAACGGCTTCAGCAGTTTTTCTACCCAGGTGTTCTATCCCTGCTTCCATGTCAAGTATAATAAATTCATCTTTTTTAAGAATTAAATTTCTCATGAGTGCTTTAAGAAGCACAGATGCAGGGCAGATACATCCTTCGCCTCCCTTGTCAATGGTACCCATTACAAGGAGTTTTAAATTGCCTTCATTGTCATAATTTATAGATAAAGATTCTGGAAGGTCGCTTATCTTTGGATTCATCTTAAAAACTTCTCCAAATGATGTTCCTGATTCTGCACCGGTTCTTTCTTTTATAAGATCTTTCATCTTGGATATTGGAGTAATTGGCTCCGTGATCCCAAGACTTGATGCAAGGTTCATGTCTGGATCTGCATCTATAGCGAATACTTTATAACGTTGTGACAATATACATGCTAATGTACCAGAAAGGGTTGTTTTACCGACCCCTCCTTTTCCAGTTATTGCAATTTTCATATAATTTCACCTATATACATGGCTGTATATCAAGAGGTAATTACTATTTCTTTATGTGATCATTGTATATATAGGATGGAAGATTTATTAAGTTATAGACCTAAGAAAGTTATAGAGGAGGATTATTAATGACTAGAGCATACACAAGAAAAGACTATATAAGAAAAATTCCTGGCTCCAGGATAGTTCAATATGATATGGGGAACCTTTCAGCAGAATTCCCTTTGACTGTAAGTCTGGCGGTTAAAAAACCGACACAATTATCTCAC
It encodes:
- the serS gene encoding serine--tRNA ligase; the encoded protein is MKFTLKGEILFSKDAEDARKDIEEFINHANNEIFLKGVPEEQKQDASQIVSWDLIGNTLKVEMVSGRRGRAHDALLRVKKPLTQLLGKQYRLGVRKIIVNYYKIEIPTEEKVDLKDVPYVDNYEVKDDEVVLEFKDLEEGDLRNHTIDRVIKHVTSAIASSIPETECGPSDILTKQVTKVEPGTILGKSCMQKYFFEGDPTEEAARLGWVKKFPGKGQWFYAPPLVALQHALEEIFVEKLIEKLDFEECLFPKLIPIPVMEKMKYLEGLPEGMYYCSAPRRDPLVFDKFRSELEIKREVPIDLLKEGLKDPSYVLAPAQCEPFYEFLSHQVVDEKDLPIKFFDRSGWTYRWEGGGAKGLDRVHEFQRIELVWLGTPEQCNEIRDQTVEISHQIADDLELDWYTEVGDDPFYLEGRKVENRGIEFPDIPKKEMRLNVPGQEKGVAIVSANIHGTHFVEGFSIKETHNHGVWTGCTGIGLTRIVFGFLAQKGFDPENWPEDVRRRFKKVKVPKILTWP
- a CDS encoding peptidylprolyl isomerase codes for the protein MAIKEGDFIRLKYTGKVQETGDIFDTTSEEVAEEEGLVTENKTFGPIPIAVGVGHVLKGLDKGLVGMEVGEAKSIEVPPEEGFGVRDPKLTQLIPMSEFKKQNIRPQKGMNITLEGHNGKIRSISGGRVTVDFNHEFAGKTLVYDVEVEKIIEDDTEKVYGIIELQYPNPNIKPEDHEVKMEDGKVIIYLNEMAKFDNQITYAKFRIARDIWDNMGIDRVEFVDVFEKKVNTEEEKEEETEAEE
- a CDS encoding AAA family ATPase, whose product is MKIAITGKGGVGKTTLSGTLACILSQRYKVFAIDADPDMNLASSLGITEPITPISKMKDLIKERTGAESGTSFGEVFKMNPKISDLPESLSINYDNEGNLKLLVMGTIDKGGEGCICPASVLLKALMRNLILKKDEFIILDMEAGIEHLGRKTAEAVDLMIIVVEPGLKSIETAARIKKLASDIGIPKLACVINKVSNETEENFATQKIKEIGLEVIGTIPRDEEVIRADMEGHPLAKYPDSAAFKSIAKIAEIILS
- a CDS encoding nucleotidyltransferase family protein — its product is MPSKQEFVRDFIERDRKLLFEDCKKDQEYLEHENEFKIIADFTEYSPLHMGHRHCMMRAKEKVEDGIFVAVVPGLFERSGRGLPYIMSRHARADSAVAVGADIVIEGPPMGIMGSGQYSLCLAKTFKALDADYIPRGYKPVQGFQEILHRISDGKGVAPKPYKIIDMDTKEVLIKGKLHEDNYVIVSLSRSLKKINFDFKDKFIFVPRIEGVSGTKIREAVLKRNLSSVEDMLPIETIEVLNREMARERAPLHNCRDEEGIIELVNEGSREYLKSLALLDDKTVENLIKNRPFKNMADIEECISWGFSRHYKNRILSSLEARIDKKTVSSYIDKYPSVIRVLNFKDKDTLKNFKNNIPTRRIEIWQ
- a CDS encoding KEOPS complex subunit Pcc1; the encoded protein is MQIESTVIFTYETEEEAKIALGSLKPDNIGFIESHVENNSLICKLDSESLRTTLATVDDILFCEMMAEKVIDFTKEETK